In Nocardia sputorum, a single genomic region encodes these proteins:
- a CDS encoding TIGR03943 family putative permease subunit produces MRRETQNLLLLLIGGAVLWTALDGSYLRYVKPSLYPFLVVSGVGFILLGLVAIGRDIRHGAAAAADEHDHAHGSGRVQWLLLLPAAALLLIAPPALGAQAAVTSSRVQVVSRESSSAGPEQRSFPPLPADAVPTLRLVELVNRALLDADRSLDGREVLVSGFVMRPDDPGRQRPGTPDADLARVVITCCVGDARYVQVHLAGMTETIEDDAWLEVRGFVEPGSAQHDPDLVPTLRVTGYQRVAAPEHTYEQDR; encoded by the coding sequence ATGAGGCGGGAGACGCAGAATCTGCTGTTGCTGTTGATCGGCGGCGCGGTCTTGTGGACCGCGCTCGACGGCTCGTACCTGCGCTATGTGAAGCCGAGCCTGTATCCGTTCCTGGTGGTCAGCGGCGTCGGATTCATCCTGCTGGGACTAGTGGCCATCGGGCGCGACATCAGGCACGGCGCAGCGGCGGCCGCCGACGAGCACGACCACGCGCACGGCAGCGGCCGGGTCCAGTGGCTGCTGTTGCTTCCGGCTGCCGCACTGCTGCTCATCGCTCCGCCCGCCCTGGGCGCCCAAGCGGCGGTGACCAGCAGCCGGGTCCAGGTCGTGTCACGCGAATCATCCAGCGCAGGACCGGAGCAGCGGTCGTTTCCGCCGCTGCCCGCGGACGCGGTGCCGACGCTGCGGCTCGTCGAGCTGGTGAACCGGGCGCTGCTCGACGCCGATCGCTCTCTGGACGGCAGGGAGGTGCTGGTCAGCGGATTCGTCATGCGGCCCGACGATCCCGGTCGGCAACGACCCGGCACGCCCGACGCCGACCTCGCCCGAGTAGTCATCACGTGCTGTGTCGGCGATGCCCGATACGTGCAGGTCCACTTGGCCGGGATGACCGAAACGATCGAGGACGACGCGTGGCTCGAGGTCCGCGGTTTCGTCGAGCCGGGGAGCGCACAACACGATCCCGACCTCGTACCGACCCTCCGCGTCACCGGCTATCAGAGGGTGGCCGCGCCGGAACACACCTACGAACAGGATCGATGA
- a CDS encoding FAD-binding oxidoreductase — MTAIRSTDHLADLRATCRGAVLTPGDAGYDLARQRWNAAVDQRPAAVVRCAGVPDVRAAVTSARRHGMVVSVRGGGHEVARHPAANGALLLDLSRLRTITIDPIARRATVGAGVTWADFDRACHRHGLAVTGADVSTVGVIGSTLCGGSGWLQRMAGFTCDSVRSAHVVLADGRLVHTTQDHHPELLWALRGGGGNFGVVVSVEFELHPIGSVHAGTLLFRLESGRAVFREFRELCAQAPDELALRATLLHWPPTAPEGPAMAAVTVAYFGPDDRARAALAGLKRLGEPELDLIRRLDYPQLQRNTEQAFHEGHGTATGTEWLRAFDDDAIDALIDLAADMPTPYSLVSVHQLGGALRRVPVDATAFGYHDAAYHAVMFSGGPAGTDLDPSRRWIAEVVAALQDGSAGGPYIGILDDTASPERVRRAYHRDSYPRLQQLKHRYDPDNLFRCNHNIPPLNEAR, encoded by the coding sequence ATGACCGCTATCCGATCGACGGACCATCTCGCCGACCTGCGCGCGACCTGTCGAGGCGCCGTCCTGACGCCGGGCGATGCGGGATACGACCTGGCCCGGCAGCGCTGGAATGCGGCCGTCGACCAGCGGCCCGCCGCCGTCGTACGCTGCGCCGGGGTTCCCGACGTCCGCGCCGCCGTCACGAGTGCGCGGCGGCACGGCATGGTCGTTTCGGTGCGCGGGGGCGGCCACGAAGTCGCGCGTCACCCCGCGGCGAACGGCGCGCTGCTGCTGGATCTGTCGCGGCTGCGCACGATCACCATCGATCCGATCGCCCGGCGTGCCACCGTCGGCGCGGGCGTCACCTGGGCGGATTTCGATCGCGCCTGCCACCGGCACGGCCTGGCCGTGACCGGAGCGGACGTGTCCACGGTCGGCGTGATCGGCTCGACGCTGTGCGGCGGCAGCGGCTGGCTGCAGCGGATGGCGGGCTTCACCTGCGACAGCGTGCGCTCGGCTCACGTGGTGCTGGCCGACGGCCGACTGGTGCACACTACCCAGGACCATCACCCCGAGTTGCTGTGGGCGCTGCGCGGCGGCGGCGGCAATTTCGGTGTCGTCGTGTCGGTCGAGTTCGAACTGCATCCGATCGGCTCCGTGCACGCGGGCACGCTGCTGTTCCGGCTGGAGTCCGGGCGCGCCGTGTTCCGCGAGTTCCGGGAGCTCTGTGCCCAAGCCCCGGACGAGTTGGCGTTGCGCGCGACCCTCTTGCACTGGCCGCCCACCGCGCCCGAGGGGCCTGCGATGGCCGCGGTGACGGTCGCGTACTTCGGGCCCGACGACCGGGCCCGCGCGGCATTGGCCGGACTGAAGCGCCTGGGCGAACCGGAGCTCGACCTCATCCGGCGGCTGGATTACCCGCAGCTGCAACGCAATACCGAGCAGGCATTCCACGAAGGCCACGGCACCGCGACCGGAACGGAATGGCTGCGCGCGTTCGACGATGACGCCATCGACGCCCTCATCGACCTCGCGGCCGACATGCCCACCCCCTATTCGCTGGTCTCGGTACATCAACTCGGCGGCGCGCTGCGCCGTGTGCCGGTGGACGCGACCGCGTTCGGCTACCACGACGCCGCCTACCACGCGGTCATGTTCTCCGGTGGGCCGGCCGGGACGGATCTGGACCCGTCACGCCGGTGGATCGCCGAGGTCGTGGCCGCGCTGCAGGACGGTTCGGCGGGCGGGCCGTATATCGGGATCCTCGACGACACCGCCTCACCGGAACGGGTGCGCCGCGCCTACCATCGCGATTCCTATCCGCGACTGCAACAGCTCAAACACCGCTACGATCCCGACAACCTGTTTCGTTGCAATCACAACATCCCGCCGCTGAACGAGGCGCGATGA
- a CDS encoding FAS1-like dehydratase domain-containing protein, giving the protein MFPRHAVTDDHGVSDHYEVAREKIREFARAVQDSHPAHWDDSSAAALGHRGLVAPITFASAVGSLAQRSQMRAALDGYDPAQLLHVDQDIRCHRPVVAGDRLTHEVVVDSRRSTPSGDLIAVTTVIRDGMANPVQTVHTTLAGRAQELAPTVRALAMLDLPVPAAARLAPQAVRSTSLTREGNARIAVPGLTVGRRFPDRVFRLSRGELVHYAGVSGDVNPIHWSDEAARHAGLRMVTAHGMLTMGLGAACLSEWLGVADGVVGYYVRFASPVPVASDSVAEISIGGVVRSVDDATGRATISLTAQRDDVAVFAGATATVYTR; this is encoded by the coding sequence ATGTTCCCGCGCCATGCCGTCACCGATGATCACGGCGTTTCGGACCATTACGAGGTGGCCCGGGAGAAGATCCGGGAATTCGCTCGCGCCGTGCAGGATTCGCATCCCGCGCACTGGGACGATTCCAGCGCCGCCGCGCTCGGTCATCGGGGCCTGGTCGCGCCGATCACCTTCGCGTCGGCGGTCGGCTCTCTCGCGCAACGGTCGCAGATGCGGGCCGCGCTCGACGGTTACGACCCGGCGCAGCTGCTCCACGTGGATCAGGACATCCGCTGTCACCGCCCGGTGGTCGCGGGAGATCGGCTGACGCACGAGGTCGTCGTCGATTCCCGGCGGTCCACACCGAGTGGTGACCTCATCGCCGTCACCACCGTCATCCGCGACGGGATGGCGAACCCGGTGCAGACCGTGCACACCACCCTGGCCGGGCGCGCTCAGGAACTGGCACCGACCGTGCGGGCCCTCGCGATGCTCGACCTTCCGGTACCGGCGGCGGCCCGGCTCGCGCCGCAAGCCGTGCGGTCGACCTCGCTCACGAGGGAGGGGAACGCCCGCATCGCCGTGCCGGGATTGACAGTGGGACGACGATTCCCCGACCGCGTGTTCCGCTTGTCCCGCGGTGAACTCGTGCACTACGCCGGGGTCTCCGGCGACGTCAATCCGATTCATTGGAGCGACGAGGCCGCCCGGCACGCGGGTCTGCGCATGGTGACCGCGCACGGCATGCTGACGATGGGTCTCGGCGCCGCGTGCCTGAGCGAATGGCTCGGCGTCGCGGACGGCGTCGTCGGCTACTACGTGCGGTTCGCGAGCCCGGTTCCGGTGGCGTCCGACAGCGTGGCCGAGATCTCCATCGGCGGCGTGGTCCGATCCGTCGACGACGCCACCGGGCGGGCGACCATATCGCTCACCGCGCAGCGCGACGATGTCGCGGTTTTCGCGGGCGCCACCGCCACCGTGTACACGAGGTGA
- a CDS encoding permease, which produces MLAQNTLNSVRTRVSSTYVLAALIVLAVGLQAPLVRVVGSSARWQTAVTVFAGVFVQAVPFLVLGVLVSGAIAAFVSPAMLRRVLPRNESAAIGVAGLAGMALPGCECGVVPVARRLTEQGAPGSVALAFMLSAPAINPVVLIATAVAFPGEPGMVAARFTGSLATAMVMGLIWSRIGRPAWLLPGGRHDHCAVGRTRWEVFTEAARHDLLQASAFLVLGAATAAALHVLVPPAWYEHLAGRMVLAVVVLAVLAIALALCSEADAFVAASMSALPLLPRLVFLVVGPAVDVKLFAMQAGAFGRSFALRFAPLTFVVAVLCGTIAGYVLLGGAR; this is translated from the coding sequence GTGCTCGCGCAGAATACGCTGAACTCGGTACGGACGAGAGTGTCCTCGACCTACGTGCTCGCCGCGCTGATCGTCCTGGCGGTGGGCCTGCAAGCTCCCCTGGTCCGCGTAGTCGGGTCCTCGGCGCGGTGGCAGACCGCGGTGACGGTCTTCGCCGGCGTGTTCGTGCAGGCGGTGCCGTTCTTGGTGCTGGGGGTCCTGGTCAGCGGCGCGATCGCGGCGTTCGTCTCGCCCGCGATGCTGCGGAGGGTGCTGCCGCGCAACGAGTCCGCCGCGATCGGAGTGGCCGGCCTGGCCGGTATGGCGCTGCCGGGCTGTGAGTGCGGGGTGGTGCCGGTCGCGCGGCGGCTCACCGAGCAGGGAGCGCCGGGTTCGGTGGCTCTGGCCTTCATGTTGTCCGCGCCCGCGATCAACCCGGTCGTGCTGATCGCCACCGCGGTGGCGTTCCCCGGCGAGCCGGGTATGGTCGCGGCGCGGTTCACCGGCTCGCTGGCCACCGCGATGGTGATGGGACTGATCTGGTCGAGGATCGGACGGCCGGCGTGGCTGCTACCCGGCGGCAGGCACGACCACTGCGCGGTGGGCCGCACCCGCTGGGAGGTCTTCACCGAAGCCGCTCGCCATGACCTGTTGCAGGCGAGTGCGTTTCTGGTGCTCGGCGCCGCGACCGCCGCCGCGCTGCACGTGCTGGTTCCGCCCGCCTGGTACGAGCACCTGGCCGGTCGGATGGTCTTGGCGGTTGTGGTGCTGGCGGTGCTGGCGATCGCGCTCGCGCTCTGCTCGGAGGCCGACGCGTTCGTCGCGGCGAGCATGTCGGCGTTGCCGCTGCTGCCGCGACTGGTGTTCCTGGTGGTGGGCCCGGCGGTCGATGTGAAGTTGTTCGCCATGCAAGCGGGCGCGTTCGGGCGCTCGTTCGCGCTGCGGTTCGCTCCGTTGACTTTCGTGGTGGCCGTGCTGTGCGGCACGATCGCCGGATACGTTCTGCTGGGAGGCGCTCGATGA
- a CDS encoding FAD-dependent monooxygenase, with the protein MRHHQVVVVGAGPVGLWLAAELRLGGVDVLVLEARAEPDPNSKALAIHPRTLEMLASRGLLDRFLAEGSRIPSGHFAALATRLDFRLLDTPYQFTLSLPQVRTEQLLETHARSAGADIRRGRRVAGLTARTESVVVHLDEGAAIEAEWVVGCDGVRSTVRQAAGIAYPGTESTMLGWLGDVELADPPPQPVLSEWTEAGLLMVVRLPGGCYRLIGITPKDLRTDRPGALTLDELRAKTLAIAGTEWGMHSPTWLSRFGNASRQAERYRADRILLAGDAAHQHMPAGGVGMNLGLADAMNLGWKLAATVSGRAPEGLLDTYHTERHPVGARALRSTQAQAALMTSFSSDGRQLRTLLSDLIGNRPEFARTLAEQLSGLSVAYPAAPGAHALTGHRAPDLPLDDGRSLFTALTDARHVLVDIAGGLGPVGELPLARAVPIHDRPEWAGVTAALVRPDGYLAWVGSHDTGPVTAGLV; encoded by the coding sequence GGTCGGATTGTGGCTGGCGGCGGAACTGCGCCTCGGCGGCGTCGACGTGCTCGTGCTGGAGGCGCGCGCCGAGCCGGACCCGAACTCGAAAGCGCTGGCGATCCACCCTCGCACTCTCGAAATGCTGGCGTCGCGAGGGCTGCTCGACCGATTTCTCGCCGAAGGCAGCCGGATTCCGAGCGGGCACTTCGCCGCGTTGGCCACTCGGCTGGATTTCCGGCTGCTCGACACCCCGTACCAGTTCACGCTGTCACTTCCGCAAGTGCGCACCGAACAACTCCTGGAAACGCACGCTCGCTCGGCCGGAGCCGACATCCGGCGCGGGCGTCGCGTCGCGGGATTGACCGCGCGAACCGAGTCGGTCGTCGTACACCTCGATGAGGGAGCCGCCATCGAAGCGGAATGGGTCGTGGGATGCGACGGGGTCCGCAGCACGGTACGGCAGGCCGCGGGCATCGCCTATCCGGGAACCGAATCCACGATGCTGGGCTGGCTCGGCGATGTGGAACTCGCCGACCCACCACCGCAGCCCGTCCTGAGCGAATGGACCGAGGCGGGCCTGCTCATGGTTGTGCGGCTGCCCGGTGGCTGTTATCGCCTGATCGGTATCACGCCCAAGGATCTGCGCACCGATCGGCCCGGCGCACTCACCCTCGACGAATTGCGGGCGAAGACCCTGGCGATCGCGGGCACCGAGTGGGGGATGCACTCCCCCACGTGGTTGTCCCGCTTCGGCAACGCCTCGCGGCAAGCCGAACGCTACCGAGCCGACCGGATATTGCTCGCCGGTGACGCGGCACACCAGCACATGCCCGCGGGCGGGGTCGGAATGAATCTCGGCCTCGCGGACGCGATGAATCTCGGCTGGAAGCTCGCCGCCACCGTATCGGGGCGAGCACCCGAAGGCTTGCTGGACACCTATCACACCGAGCGGCACCCGGTCGGCGCCCGGGCATTGCGCAGCACCCAAGCCCAGGCGGCGCTGATGACTTCCTTCTCGTCGGACGGCAGGCAGTTGCGCACCCTGTTGTCCGACCTCATCGGCAACCGACCCGAATTCGCTCGCACGCTCGCCGAGCAGCTGTCCGGACTGTCGGTGGCCTACCCCGCCGCACCCGGCGCGCACGCCCTGACCGGTCACCGCGCCCCGGACCTGCCGCTCGACGACGGCCGGTCGCTGTTCACGGCTCTCACCGACGCACGCCACGTCCTGGTCGACATCGCCGGCGGCCTGGGGCCGGTCGGTGAGCTACCGCTCGCGCGGGCGGTTCCGATCCACGACCGACCGGAGTGGGCAGGGGTGACAGCGGCGCTGGTGCGACCCGACGGCTACCTGGCCTGGGTCGGCAGCCACGACACCGGACCGGTCACCGCGGGCCTGGTCTGA
- a CDS encoding class I SAM-dependent methyltransferase has translation MTAGEAIDIAAHAAAAVADFDARHCLSARDDLDLFGLRAMAAALRPALSGGAARTEDDIAAALDVAPRHRWLLRRWLGVLTAHGWLEHQDGQTYSSLREAAAPRRADLDRVCADLGFSPQLARFFAAANRHALDLLRDRVLAQELLFPDADLLTAEAAYRDNPVNRYLNAAAGAIVTRAVDALAADRHPVRILELGAGVGGTTADLLPVLDGLPVEYHFTDVSSFFLDAARARFSHYPWLRFGLLDLNAELPPKRSFDVILAANVLHNAHHCGAMLGGLREVLRPGGHLVVIESCREHCQLLTSMHFLMSARPGGVRPGRDDVRAGTDRIFLTETQWRAALVAADLPARLVLPGPEHALAAHGQRVFAARAPR, from the coding sequence ATGACCGCCGGCGAGGCCATCGACATCGCTGCGCACGCCGCCGCGGCGGTCGCCGATTTCGATGCGCGGCATTGCCTTTCCGCCCGCGACGACCTCGATCTGTTCGGCCTGCGCGCCATGGCCGCCGCACTGCGACCGGCGCTGTCCGGCGGTGCGGCGCGCACCGAGGACGACATCGCGGCAGCACTGGACGTCGCACCACGACATCGGTGGCTGCTGCGGCGCTGGCTCGGCGTGCTCACCGCGCACGGATGGCTGGAACACCAGGACGGACAAACCTACTCGTCCCTGCGGGAGGCCGCTGCCCCGCGTCGCGCCGATCTGGATCGAGTGTGCGCCGACCTGGGGTTCTCCCCGCAGCTGGCGCGCTTCTTCGCGGCAGCCAATCGCCATGCGCTCGATCTGTTACGGGACCGAGTGCTCGCCCAGGAGCTGTTGTTCCCGGACGCCGACCTGCTCACCGCCGAGGCCGCGTACCGGGACAATCCGGTGAACCGATATCTGAACGCGGCGGCAGGCGCGATCGTCACCCGCGCCGTGGACGCACTCGCCGCCGATCGCCACCCCGTCCGCATCCTCGAACTGGGCGCGGGTGTCGGAGGCACCACCGCCGACCTTCTCCCGGTGCTCGACGGTCTTCCCGTCGAATACCACTTCACCGATGTGTCGTCGTTCTTCCTCGATGCCGCCCGGGCGCGCTTCTCGCACTACCCCTGGCTACGGTTCGGCCTGCTCGATCTCAATGCCGAGTTGCCGCCGAAGCGATCCTTCGACGTCATCCTGGCCGCGAACGTGTTGCACAACGCCCACCACTGCGGCGCGATGTTGGGAGGGCTGCGGGAGGTGTTGCGCCCCGGCGGGCACCTCGTCGTCATCGAGTCCTGCCGTGAACACTGCCAGTTGCTCACCTCCATGCATTTCCTGATGTCCGCCCGTCCCGGCGGTGTACGCCCCGGTCGCGATGACGTGCGTGCGGGGACCGACCGCATCTTTCTGACCGAAACCCAGTGGCGTGCCGCGCTCGTCGCGGCCGATCTGCCCGCCCGGCTGGTTCTGCCCGGGCCGGAACACGCGTTGGCCGCGCACGGCCAGCGGGTCTTCGCCGCTCGCGCCCCACGGTGA
- a CDS encoding class I SAM-dependent methyltransferase, producing MTDELAAVLGRHPWVDSARWDERRAALVVRPAPEAVAVRPGPGALLVEYLEHWRHVYEFVYSSEELRHGDDLDLSGWRASDTGAAFPREHMLEWIDHAVGLMRRGRPRTVLEIGCGSGLLVHRLAPSTRGYVGLDPAAPVVERLRDRRLPGVSVLRAAAHELGTDRVRAALRALDASGRPDCVVLNSVTQCFPDERYLTAVLDDALDVVAPGGAVVVGDIRNLLGARDFASWLELARDPGLSADDLARRAAARLDADEELLCDPRLFTRIARRHPRSVRVACYAKPMRDDTELTRYRYDVVLTVDAPPPGPHRTVAWRELPGRDATDRIAALADTVRREATMVTGIPNALLVPDAADAVAPAALAAALPPECAVLLDSADARLLAAGRPDHQAEMDAEALVACNDPFTRYVRRRMPEVLADYLELLRGATASPSIVVSEEFAAT from the coding sequence GTGACCGACGAGCTGGCCGCCGTACTCGGACGGCACCCGTGGGTCGACTCGGCGCGGTGGGACGAGCGGCGCGCGGCGCTCGTGGTGCGTCCCGCCCCGGAGGCCGTCGCGGTGCGACCCGGGCCAGGCGCGTTGCTCGTCGAGTATCTCGAGCACTGGCGGCACGTGTACGAGTTCGTCTACTCCTCCGAGGAGCTGCGCCACGGCGACGATCTCGATCTGTCCGGATGGCGCGCCTCCGACACCGGTGCGGCGTTCCCGCGCGAGCACATGCTGGAGTGGATCGATCACGCCGTCGGGCTGATGCGGCGCGGTCGGCCCCGGACGGTGCTGGAGATCGGCTGCGGCAGCGGGCTTCTCGTCCACCGTCTGGCTCCGTCCACGCGCGGCTACGTGGGCCTGGACCCGGCCGCGCCCGTGGTGGAAAGACTGCGCGATCGACGCCTGCCGGGCGTCTCGGTGCTGCGCGCCGCCGCGCACGAGCTCGGCACCGACCGGGTGCGCGCGGCATTGCGTGCGCTGGACGCGAGCGGGCGGCCGGACTGCGTGGTGCTCAACAGCGTGACCCAGTGCTTCCCGGACGAGCGCTACCTCACCGCCGTACTCGACGACGCGCTCGACGTGGTTGCGCCCGGAGGCGCTGTCGTCGTCGGTGACATCCGCAATCTCCTCGGGGCGCGGGATTTCGCTAGCTGGCTCGAACTGGCTCGCGATCCCGGCCTGAGTGCCGACGATCTGGCGCGGCGGGCCGCCGCCCGGCTCGACGCGGACGAAGAACTGCTCTGCGATCCTCGCCTCTTCACCCGGATCGCCCGCCGGCATCCTCGATCGGTGCGGGTCGCCTGCTACGCCAAACCGATGCGAGACGATACCGAGCTGACCCGATACCGCTACGACGTGGTGCTCACCGTGGACGCGCCACCGCCGGGCCCGCACCGTACCGTCGCCTGGCGCGAGCTTCCCGGCCGCGACGCCACCGACCGGATCGCCGCGCTCGCCGACACCGTGCGCCGGGAGGCGACCATGGTCACCGGCATACCGAACGCGCTGCTCGTCCCCGACGCCGCGGACGCGGTCGCGCCCGCTGCGCTCGCGGCGGCGTTGCCGCCGGAATGCGCGGTCCTGCTCGACTCGGCCGACGCGCGGCTGCTGGCCGCAGGCCGCCCCGACCACCAGGCCGAGATGGACGCCGAAGCGCTGGTCGCCTGCAACGACCCGTTCACACGCTATGTGCGCCGTCGGATGCCGGAGGTCCTCGCGGACTATCTCGAATTGCTCCGCGGCGCAACGGCATCGCCTTCCATCGTCGTATCCGAGGAGTTCGCCGCCACATGA